A genomic region of Metopolophium dirhodum isolate CAU chromosome 1, ASM1992520v1, whole genome shotgun sequence contains the following coding sequences:
- the LOC132932720 gene encoding 52 kDa repressor of the inhibitor of the protein kinase-like: protein MRSAFRGVQAVIMKQFPKALYTHCFAHCLNLCLNDASKVQQVRNALGVVQEVSACFRASAKRSTVLRKKLESKSFSGLKKFCETRWVERHESILILVEGFIEIISALEELMSIEHDKAVFPLHKSMCNFNFIITICILEKVLGITYFISKYLQTENIDLSIAIESVELTIQKLQDLRTEETFFSIFHRACEIAKEVGTSPTIPRVVGTQKHRENYAILNNDHVSYYRQSLYYPYLDDILASFNERFKMNSNIFISLSSLLPSKIGNLSFSDIQPAIDFYEEDLRSNNQNIHMDLLKNEFEFWKQKWSNEENNLPKNALDTLSKCPEDLFPHINILLKLLAILPVSTASVERSFSSLKRIKTYLRNSTGEARLNGLALMNIHRDIQIDTDAILNMFASKKERRLDFKL, encoded by the coding sequence ATGAGGTCTGCATTTAGAGGAGTTCAAGCAGTTATAATGAAACAATTTCCAAAAGCACTATACACGCACTGTTTTGCTCATTGTTTAAACTTATGTCTTAACGATGCATCAAAAGTGCAACAAGTGAGAAATGCTCTGGGTGTTGTACAGGAAGTAAGTGCATGTTTTCGTGCATCAGCTAAACGGTCAACTGTACTACGGAAAAAATTAGAATCTAAATCCTTTTCTGGGTTGAAAAAATTTTGCGAGACTAGATGGGTAGAACGACACgagtcaattttaattttggttgaaggttttattgaaataattagtgCATTGGAAGAACTTATGTCAATAGAACATGATAAAGCAGTTTTTCCATTACATAAATCtatgtgtaattttaattttattataactatctgTATTTTGGAAAAGGTCCTTggaataacttattttatttcaaaatatcttcaaacagaaaatattgatttatccaTTGCAATAGAATCTGTAGAATTgacaattcaaaaattacaagaTTTACGGACGgaagaaacttttttttctatatttcatCGTGCTTGTGAAATCGCAAAAGAAGTTGGTACATCACCAACCATACCAAGAGTAGTCGGGACTCAAAAACATCGAGAAAATTATGCCATACTCAATAATGACCATGTCTCTTACTACAgacaatcattatattatccatatttAGATGATATTTTAGCATCATTTAATGAACGTTTTAAAATGaactctaatatttttatttctttatcttCTTTATTACCAAGCAAAATTGGTAATTTATCATTTAGTGATATACAGCCAGCTATTGATTTTTATGAAGAAGATTTAAGATCTAATAACCAAAACATTCACATggacttattaaaaaatgaatttgaattttggaaGCAAAAATGGTCtaatgaagaaaataatttaccaaaaaatgcATTAGACACATTATCAAAATGCCCCGAAGATTTATTcccacatataaatattttattaaaacttcttGCTATTTTGCCTGTATCAACGGCATCGGTTGAAAGaagtttttcttctttaaaaagAATCAAGACCTATTTAAGAAACTCTACCGGTGAGGCAAGATTAAACGGATTAGCTCTTATGAATATCCACAGAGACATACAAATTGACACAGAtgctattttaaatatgtttgcgTCTAAAAAGGAAAGgcgtttagattttaaattgtga
- the LOC132935491 gene encoding inhibitor of growth protein 3-like, which produces MTMFYLEDFLEKLELLPQEIKKRTSEIGKLDSQVEKSMKCIKNNVDTLFSKAGTMNPDDLKDNFKSLMKEGDKALKKSDTKLQLANDMQKLLSKYINRLDLELQGFKTELEADKSGITEIIEKRILDSDQSNTSSHKENDYETNRYLFGETEEVLNNVSSINQKSIEVASDASSSEELVSYLQPDTNPVNSQMAPFPLSFTMGASCSAISAVVSEAIVSSQKLSRGRRSASLKASFDAINYDQIIDKSEFLSKAFSNSKEISKIISSSNQTKKHKKLKRGIVCKEISTDEDESNDPNEPRYCLCNGVAYGTMVACDNKKCPHEWFHYECVGITKQPQGKWYCPKCIIKPKRKR; this is translated from the exons ATGACCATGTTCTATTTGGAAGATTTTCTGGAAA AACTTGAACTTTTACCGCAAGAAATCAAAAAACGGACATCAGAAATCGGAAAATTGGACTCCCAAGTAGAaa AGTcaatgaaatgtataaaaaataatgtagatACTTTATTTTCAAAAGCTGGCACGATGAATCCAGATGATTTGAAAGATAATTTTAAGTCACTAATGAAAGAAGGTGACAAAGCTCTTAAGAAATCTG atacAAAACTTCAATTAGCCAACGACATGCAAAAACTCTTGTCAAAATACATAAATCGATTGGATCTTGAGTTGCAAGGATTTAAAACTGAATTGGAAGCTGACAAAAGTGGAATCactgaaattattgaaaaaa gAATTTTAGATTCAGATCAAAGCAATACATCCAGTCATAAAGAAAACGATTATGAAACAAACAGATATCTTTTTGGAG AAACAGAAGAAGTCTTAAATAATGTTAGCAGTATCAATCAAAAATCTATTGAGGTAGCTTCAGATGCATCTAGCAGTGAAGAATTAGTATCATATTTGCAACCTGATACAAATCCTGTTAATTCTCAAATGGCTCCATTTCCGTTATCCTTCACTATGGGGGCTAGTTGCTCAGCAATTTCAGCAGTTGTGTCTGAAGCTATTGTTTCTTCTCAaaag CTATCTCGTGGACGGAGGTCAGCTAGTTTAAAAGCATCTTTTGATGCAATTAATTATGACCAAATTATAGACAAATCGGAGTTTTTATCAAAAGCATTTTCCAATAGtaaagaaatatcaaaaattatttctagCAGTAACCAAAcgaaaaaacataaaaa actTAAAAGAGGAATTGTTTGTAAAGAAATATCAACTGATGAAGATGAATCAAATGATCCTAATGAGCCTCGATACTGTTTATGTAATGGAGTAGCTTATGGTACAATGGTGGCTTGTgataataaaaaa tgccCACATGAATGGTTTCATTATGAATGTGTTGGTATTACAAAACAACCACAAGGAAAGTGGTATTGCCCTAAGTGTATTATCAAACCGAAGAGAAAAAGATAA
- the LOC132937290 gene encoding 26S proteasome non-ATPase regulatory subunit 12-like → MNNFQSLNTDGGRTVQMNVDFSAKLDETIPVAESLAASGNYVEALAMLFLLKNQVRKETHINSTIRLFTTMRKIYSQVKDKETLQKIEIRSMIIQYWNNPDQIEFKETKLKSNVSPRVVTEGKICVESDTAQNTQKLAQNKEDEVDVTGATSITQELQVDDSMKTPEEDELLKCKKN, encoded by the exons atgaacaattttcAATCTCTGAACACTGATGGTGGCCGTACAGTACAAATGAATGTGGACTTCAGTGCTAAGCTTGATGAAACAATTCCTGTCGCTGAAAGTTTGGCTGCCAGCGGAAACTATGTAGAAGCATTGGCAATGTTATTCTTGCTTAAAAATCAAGTTAGAAAG gaAACTCATATAAATTCAACTATTCGACTTTTCACAACTAtgagaaaaatatattcacaagtTAAAGATAAGGAAACACTGCAGAAAATTGAGATAAGATCtatgattatacaatattggAATAACCCTGACCAAATAGAGTTCAAAgaaacaaaattgaaatcaaatGTATCTCCTAGAGTCGTTACTGAAGGAAAG ATATGTGTGGAATCAGATACAGCTCAAAATACACAAAAGTTGGCTCAAAATAAAGAAGATGAAGTCGATGTAACTGGTGCTACAAGTATCACTCAAGAATTGCAGGTCGATGATTCTATGAAAACACCAGAAGAAGATGAACTATTAAAATGCAAGAAGAACTAA
- the LOC132943374 gene encoding tubulin glycylase 3A-like, translating to MNSNKNTSKRKTLTPRNNNKPLLNPKDKTKSYTLSTPNPIVTVEIPENTHNHISNTDLDNEVKQCSNTNNNTTNDKQDSSNQILELKEESQNSELSSFNTRYQLNSRNYIQELHKALIKECNYNLLDYTSLNATLDFESLTTVTSRTLNAVKDQKIFSVLGYFPTISLELNNRGWVEKRDPYRPPTNYSHYLKSAPYMVNWIESPPLISSISENEAIVERLRSAQSWNILKDKKSDYIFVTRKRLINWSNLSELTSVSQMTRHVFCTKNGLAQCLESYKNAVTNLMFPRCHYIRSEADSDAFVEDYITTALISTLKIIVKAIENNKKIFTTNGNIPYTIIDFVKRCVSKFLNKQITGSTEIDMWMFNSQKEVWNEFMIHYTKLIIDNNAKFDHEYTYELELDVYAKCKYLLENVKNYCPQHYIDGITNTWIIKPSSNCSGHGIMLSRDLHTIKRKITESGVLRNNYILQKYIERPLLVYTCKIDLRQWFLVTNMSPVVVWMYKEGYVRFCANSFSMQNMHESIHLSNVRLQMKYRKIRNPQVPDECMWDYRELQDHLRKIGQEYVWDELIFPGMGESVYAVLKAATDTSYYREKSFQLFGADFLITENFIPYLIEINSIPGLNPSTSIIANLAPMLLSDIVKVTVDYEKNSNADTGLFIKVVPEKWKTPAAVRRLGSVAAAINGGNSYNSPPVTVDRGGNIFNSTVAAAVQPAPFTTGYHNQWMDSVNKKLAALRLRINARKTPEDRGFICSKPHNT from the exons ATGAACTCTAATAAAAACACCAGTAAAAGAAAGACGTTGACTCCTCGGAATAATAACAAACCATTATTAAATCCAAAAGATAAAACTAAATCTTATACACTTAGCACGCCTAATCCAATCGTTACTGTCGAAATTCCTGAAAACACGCACAATCATATTTCAAATACTGACCTTGACAATGAGGTAAAACAATGTTCTAACACAAACAACAATACAACAAATGATAAACAAGACAGTTCTAATCAAATTCTGGAGTTAAAAGAAGAATCACAAAACTCGGAACTTAGCAGCTTTAACACCAGATATCAACTAAATTCTAGAAATTATATTCAAGAACTTCACAAAGCATTGATAAAAGAgtgtaactataatttattagattatacCTCTTTAAACGCAACATTAGACTTTGAGTCATTGACCACTGTCACTAGTCGGACGTTGAATGCTGTAAAG gatcaaaaaatattttcggtattAGGATATTTTCCAACAATTTCTCTAGAGCTGAACAACCGTGGTTGGGTGGAAAAACGAGATCCGTACAGACCGCCAACAAATTATtctcattatttaaaatcagcac catACATGGTAAATTGGATCGAATCGCCTCCACTGATATCGTCCATTAGTGAAAACGAAGCTATTGTAGAGCGCTTGAGAAGCGCTCAATCGTGGAATATtcttaaagataaaaaatcgGATTATATTTTCGTCACTAGAAAACGGTTGATTAATTGGTCTAATTTAAGTGAATTGACATCTGTCAGTCAGATGACAAGACACGTGTTTTGTAccaaa aatggTTTGGCACAATGTTTGGAATCTTACAAAAATGCTGTGACAAATTTGATGTTTCCGAGATGTCATTATATTCGATCTGAAGCAGACAGTGATGCGTTTGTGGAAGATTACATTACAACAGCGTTAATAAGCACACTGAAGATTATTGTAAAAGCAATTGAGAATAATAAAAAGATTTTCACTACAAATGGCAAT ATACCATACacaattattgattttgtgAAACGATgtgtttcaaaatttttaaataagcaaATAACCGGTAGTACAGAAATAGACATGTGGATGTTTAATAGTCAAAAAGAAGTATGGAATGAATTTATGATTCATTACACGAAATTGATTATCGATAACAATGCCAAATTTGATCATGAGTATACATATGAATTAGAA CTTGATGTTTAtgcaaaatgtaaatatttactaGAAAACGTGAAAAACTATTGTCCACAACACTATATAGATGGGATTACCAACACATGGATCATAAAACCCTCTTCAAACTGTTCTGGTCACGGAATTATGTTGTCTAGAGATTTACATACAATAAAACGAAAAATCACTGAATCAGGTGTTTTgaggaataattatattttacaaaaatatatag aaagaCCACTTTTGGTCTATACATGTAAAATTGATTTGAGACAATGGTTTTTAGTGACCAATATGAGTCCAGTAGTTGTGTGGATGTACAA agAGGGTTACGTCCGATTTTGTGCCAATAGTTTCTCCATGCAAAACATGCATGAATCTATTCATCTCAGCAATGTAAGACTGCAAAtgaaatatcgaaaaattaGAAATCCACAAGTACCTGACGAGTGCATGTGGGATTACAGAGAACTACAAGATCATTTGAG aaaaattggACAAGAATATGTATGGGATGAATTGATATTTCCCGGAATGGGTGAGAGTGTTTACGCTGTGCTGAAGGCTGCTACAGACACGTCGTATTACCGCGAAAAATCTTTTCAATTGTTCGGTGCCGATTTCTTAATCACTGAAAACTTTATTCCTTATTTGATCGAGATTAATTCAATTCCTGGACTTAATCCGTCGACGAGCATTATCGCCAACTTGGCGCCTATGCTCCTTAGTGACATCGTAAAag taacagtGGATTACGAGAAAAACTCAAACGCCGACACAGGACTGTTTATAAAAGTTGTGCCAGAAAAATGGAAAACACCTGCTGCGGTTAGGAGGTTAGGTTCCGTCGCAGCCGCGATAAACGGCGGAAATTCATACAACTCACCGCCGGTCACTGTGGACCGCGGTGGCAATATATTCAACTCGACGGTGGCCGCGGCTGTTCAACCAGCACCGTTCACGACCGGATACCACAACCAGTGGATGGatagtgtaaataaaaaattggcaGCACTACGGTTACGGATTAACGCCCGGAAGACGCCGGAAGACCGTGGTTTCATATGTAGTAAACCTCACAACACATAA